Within Halobacterium jilantaiense, the genomic segment GGCTGGGGCGGCGTCCTCGCCGGTGTCGTCGTGCTGGTCCTCGGGCACCTTCTGGTGCTGGCGCTCGGGGTCACATCGGCCGGCTTACAGACGCTACGCCTCGAATACGTGGAGTTCTTTAACAAGTTTTATGAAGGCGGTGGCGAGAAGTACAACCCGTTCGGTTACACACGCAACTACACCACTGAGGACTAAGTAAAATTAAAAATGTTCGAAACTTTGTCGACGATCCTGACCCAGACCGGAGGTAACATGCCCGCAATCACGCCGAAGTCCGCGGCCGCTCTCGCAGTGGGCCTCGCCGCGCTCGCCGCCGGGTACGCGGAGCGAGGTATCGGTTCCGCCGCAGTCGGCGCAATCGCCGAGGACCAGGACCTCTTCGGTACGGGCCTCATCCTGACGGTCCTCCCGGAGACGCTCGTCATCCTCGCGCTGGTCGTCGTCTTCGTCGTCCCGACCCCGTTCTAACCACCCCCGCAGTCTCCACTTATGAGTCTGGAAACAGTAGTTGAGGATATCCGAGACGAGGCCCGCGAGCGCGCGAAGGAGATTCGTGCAGACGCCGAAGAGCGCGCCGACGACATCGTGGCAGAGGCGGAAGCCGACGCCGACGAGATCGTCGCCGAAGCCGAGGCTGACGTCGAGGCCGAGATCGAGCAGGAGCGCGAGCAGAAGCTCTCCAGCGCGAAACTCGAGGCCAAGCAGATGCGCCTCGAAGCGCGCCGAGACGCGCTCCAGTCGGTCCGGTCGACCGTCGAAGACCGCATCGCGGCCATCGACGGCGACGAGCGCGAGGAGCTCACCCGCGAGCTGCTCGACGCCGCCAGCACGGAGTTCGGCGACGAGGACGTCCGCGTGTTCGGTCGCGCGGACGACGAGGCTCTCCTCTCCGACATCCTCGACGACTACGACGGCTACGAGTACGCCGGCGAGTACGACTGTCTCGGCGGCGTGGTCGTAGAGAGTGACGCGTCCCGGGTCCGGGTGAACAACACGTTCGACTCGGTCCTCGAGGACGTCTGGGAGAACAACCTGAAAGCAATCAGCGCCCGCCTGTTCGACGAGGAGCAATGAGCGCGTCCGGACCGGCCAACTACGAGTACGTGGTCGCCCGGGTCCGCCACCGCCGAGCCAGCCTGTTCGGCGACGACGAGTACCGGAAGCTCCTGCGCATGGGCACCGGCGAAATTGCGCGGTTCATGGAGGACACCGCGTACGAGGAGTCCGTGAACCGCCTCGGTTCCCGGTACAGCGGCGTCGACCTCGTGGAGTACGCGCTCAACGACACGCTGGCGCTCGAGTTCGACTCGCTGCTCCGCTGGAGCGACGGCCGGCTGTACGAGCAGGTCGTGAAGTACCTCCGGAAGTTCGACGCGTGGAACGTGAAGACGGTGTTCCGCGGGCTGTACTCCGATTCGAGCCCCGAGGAGATCCGTACTGACTTCGTCGACGCCGGCGAGTTCAGCGACGACCTCCTCGACCGTCTGGTCGCCGCCGACTCCATCGAGACGGTCGTCGAGACCCTCGACGGGACGCTGTTCGAGCCGTACCTCGAGTCCGCGTTCGCGGACTACGAGGAGACCGGGACGCTCGTCCCGCTGGAGAACGCCGTCGACCGCGCGTACTACGAGAACCTCGTGCCCAAGCGGGTCACGAATCAGGACAGTCCGCAGGCGCTGTACGCGGAGTTCCTGACCGCCGAGATCGACTTCCGGAACGTTCGGAACGCGCTGCGGCTGGCGCGCTCGGGGGCGTCCGTCGACCCCGAGGAGTACTTCATCGAGGGCGGGACGCTGTTCGACGCGTCCGAACTCGGCGCGCTCGTCGAGCGGAAGTCCGACCTCGTCGACCGCGTCCGGGACAGCCGGTACGGCGACGAGCTCTCGGCCGCGCTCACCGACCTCGAGGAGGCAGACAGCCTCATCGGGTTCGAGCACGCGCTCGACCGCGCGCTCTTGGAGTACTCGGACCACCTCTCGTACGTCTACCCGCTGTCGGTCTGTCCGGTACTGGCGTACGTGCTCGCGAAGGAACGGGAAGTAGACAACATTCGCGCCATCGCTCGCGGTCGGGAGGCCGGCCTGAGCGAGGACGAGATTCAGGAGGAGCTGGTCATCCTATGAGCCAGGAGATCGCCGTGGTCGGCAGCCCGGAGTTCACCACCGGGTTCCGACTGGCGGGCGTTCGGAAGTTCGAGAACGTCCCGCAGGACGAGAAAGACGAACAGCTGGACGGTGCCGTGGAGGCGGTTCTCGAGGACGACGACGTCGGCATCGCCGTGATGCACGACGACGACCTCGACCACCTCTCGCGGACCGTCCGGCAGTCCGTCGAGACCAGCGTGGAACCGACGTTCGTGACCATCGGCGGCGGAGCCGCCGGCGGCAGCGGACTTCGAGACCAGATCAAGCGCGCCATCGGGATCGACCTGATGGGCGACGAGGAGGAAGGTGAGTAACTTCGAATGAGTCAAGCAGAGACAATCACCGACACCGGCGAGATCGAGAGCGTGAGCGGTCCGGTCGTGACCGCCACGGACCTCGACGCCCAGATGAACGACGTCGTCTACGTGGGCGACGAGGGTCTGATGGGCGAGGTCATCGAGATAGAGGGCGACGTAACCACCATCCAGGTGTACGAGGAGACGTCCGGCATCGGGCCGGGCGAGCCCGTCGAGAACACGGGCGAGCCGCTCACCGTGGACCTGGGTCCGGGCATGCTGGACTCCATCTACGACGGCGTCCAGCGCCCGCTGGACGTCCTCGAAGACGAGATGGGGGCGTTCCTCGACCGCGGCGTCGACGCGCCCGGCATCGACCTGGAGAAGGAGTGGGACTTCGAGCCCGCCGTCGAGGAGGGCGACGAGGTCGAGGCCGGCGACGTCGTCGGCAGCGTCGACGAGACCGTCAGCATCGAGCACAAGGTCCTCGTCCCGCCCCGAAGCGAGGGCGGCGAGGTCGTGAGCGTCGAGTCCGGGTCGTTCACCGTCGAGGAGACGGTCGTCGAGCTGGACACCGGCGAGGAGATCGCGATGCACCAGGAGTGGCCGGTGCGCCGCCAGCGGCCGACCGTCGAGAAGCAGACGCCGACGGAGCCGCTGGTGTCCGGCCAGCGCATCCTCGACGGCCTGTTCCCGCTCGCGAAGGGCGGGACGGCCGCGATTCCGGGGCCGTTCGGCTCCGGGAAGACGGTCACCCAGCAGTCCCTGGCAAAGTTCGCGGACGCGGACATCGTCGTCTACATCGGCTGCGGTGAGCGCGGCAACGAGATGACCGAGGTCATCGAGGACTTCCCGGAGCTGCCCGACCCGCAGACCGGGAACCCGCTGATGGCTCGGACGTGTCTCATTGCGAACACGTCCAACATGCCGGTCGCGGCCCGCGAGTCCTGCATCTACACGGGTATCACCATCGGCGAGTACTACCGCGACATGGGGTACGACGTGGCCCTGATGGCCGACTCCACCTCGCGGTGGGCCGAGGCGATGCGCGAGATCTCCTCCCGGCTCGAAGAGATGCCCGGCGAGGAGGGCTACCCGGCCTACCTGGCCGCGCGGCTCTCGCAGTTCTACGAGCGCGCCGGCTACTTCGAGAACCAGAACGGCACCGAGGGCTCCATCTCCGTCATCGGCGCGGTCAGCCCGCCGGGCGGTGACTTCTCCGAGCCCGTCACCCAGAACACGCTGCGTATCGTGAAGACGTTCTGGGCGCTGGACTCCGACCTGGCAGAGCGCCGGCACTTCCCGGCGATCAACTGGGACGAGTCCTACAGCCTGTACAAGGACCAGCTCGACCCGCACTTCGAGGAGAACGTCGTCAGCGACTGGTCGGAGCAGCGCCAGTGGGCCGTCGACATCCTCGACGAGGAGTCCGAACTGGAGGAGATCGTGCAGCTCGTCGGCAAGGACGCGCTGCCGGAAGACCAGCAGCTCACCCTCGAGGTCGCACGCTACATCCGCGAGGCGTGGCTCCAGCAGAACGCGCTCCACGACGTGGACCGCTACTGCCCGCCGGAGAAGACGTACGCCATCCTCTCGGGTATCAAGTCGTTCCACGACGAGGCCTTCGAGGCGCTGGAGGCCGGCGTCCCGGTCGACGAGATTACGGCCATCGACGCCGCGCCCCGCCTGAACCGCCTCGGCACGACGCCCGACGACGAGTACGAGGCGGAGGTCGAGGAGATCGAACAGCAGATTAGCGAACAGCTCCGGGAGCTCTACTGACAATGAAAGAGTACCAGACGATCACCGAAGTCAGCGGCCCGCTGGTGTACGTCGAGACCGACGAGCCAATCGGGTACGACGAGATCGTCGAGATCGAGACGCCGGACGGCGAAGTCAAGCGCGGACAGGTGCTGGAGTCCAGTCAGGGCTTCGTCGCCATCCAGGTCTTCGAGGGCACCGAGGGCATCGGGCAGGACGCCTCGGTGCGGTTCCTCGGCGAGACCCTGAAGATGCCCGTGACCGAGGACCTCCTCGGGCGCGTGCTGGACGGGTCCGGCAACCCCATCGACGGCGGTCCCGACATCGTCCCCGACGAGCGACTCGACATCGTCGGCGAAGCAATCAACCCGCACGCTCGCGAGTACCCCGAGGAGTTCATCCAGACCGGCGTGTCCGCCATCGACGGCATGAACACGCTGGTCCGCGGGCAGAAACTCCCCATCTTCTCCGGGTCCGGGCTGCCGCACAGCGACCTCGCGCTCCAGATTGCGCGACAGGCGTCCGTGCCGGAGGAGGAAGAAGAGGGCGGCGAGGGCAGTGAGTTCGCCGTCGTCTTCGGCGCGATGGGTATCACGGCGGAGGAAGCCAACGAGTTCATGGAGGACTTCGAGCGCACCGGTGCGCTGGAGCGCTCCGTGGTCTTCATGAACCTCGCTGACGACCCGGCCGTCGAGCGGACGGTCACGCCGCGGATGGCGCTGACCACGGCGGAGTACCTCGCGTTCGAGAAGGACTACCACGTCCTCGTCATCCTGACGGACATGACGAACTACTGCGAGGCGCTCCGCGAGATCGGCGCGGCGCGCGAGGAGGTGCCGGGTCGACGTGGCTACCCCGGCTACATGTACACGGACCTGGCGCAGCTCTACGAGCGCGCCGGCCGCATCGAGGGCGAGGAGGGGTCTGTCACCCAGATTCCCATCCTCACGATGCCGGGTGACGACGACACGCACCCGATTCCGGACCTCACCGGGTACATCACCGAGGGTCAGATTATGATGAACCGCGACCTGAACAGCCAGGGCGTGACGCCGCCCGTGAACGTCCTGCCGAGCCTCTCCCGCCTGATGGACGACGGTATCGGCGAGGGGCTGACGCGGGACGACCACGGCGACGTCTCCGACCAGCTGTACGCGGCGTACGCGGAGGGCGAGGAGCTCCGCGACCTCGTGAACATCGTCGGCCGCGAGGCCCTGAGCGAGCGGGACAACCGCTACCTGGACTTCGCGGATCGCTTCGAGGCGGAGTTCGTCGACCAGGGCTTCAAGACGAGCCGCGACATCGAGGAGACGCTGGACCTCGGCTGGGAGCTGCTGTCGATGTTCCCGAAGGCCGAGCTGAACCGCGTCGACGAGGACCTCATCGACGAGTACTACGTCGAGGACGAGACCGAGGAAGCCGCGACCGCCGACTGACTGCGGCACCCGACGTTCTCTCAGTTCTCTCTTTCGGTCCGCCGCGGAGCGACGCGTCGGCCAAACGCACTTGTCGCTTCGCTTCTAACGTGAGTCAGTGACACGCACGGCTGTGGGTCGTCGAGCGCGGTTCCGGGTGGTGGCGTGACCGAGCCCGAGTCGGTTCGCGAGGCTGCACGCGCTGTCGACGTAGACGAATCGCTGAAGGAGCGCGCGATGGACGAAGCACCGGTCGGCATCACCATCTCGGACCCGTCGCTGCCGGACAATCCGCTGGTGTACGTCAACGACGCCTACGAGCGGTTGACGGGGTACAGCCGCGAGGAGGTCATCGGGCGGAACTGCCGCTTGCTTCAGGGGCCGGACACCCGCGAGGAGCCGGTGGCGGAGATGCGGCGCGCCATCGACGCCGGCGAGCGCGTCTCCGTGGAACTCCGGAACTACCGGAAGGACGGCACGGAGTTCTGGAACCGGGTGGAGGTCGCGCCCATCTACGAGGACGGCGCGGTGACGAACTACGTCGGGTTCCAGACAGACGTGACTCGCCGGGTGCTCGCCGAGCGCGCCGCCCGCGAGCGGGCGCACGGCCTGCGTGACGAGCGCGCGACCCTGGCGCGCGTTCTCGACCGCGTGAACGGCCTGCTGGGGGATGTGACGACGGCGCTCGTTCAGGCGACCACGCGAGAGGGTCTCCAGCGGGCGGTCTGCCGGCGCGTCAGCAGCGGCGATTCGTACGCGTTCGCGTGGATCGGCGAGTACGACTACGCGTCGGAGGCCGTGAAGCCGGCCGTCGCGGTGGCCGGGGACGGCACGGAGTTGACGGACTTCGAGGTGTCGCTCGGCGACGACGACCCGGCGGTGCGCGCCGTCGAGACCGACACCGTCCAGGTGGTCGACGCGTCGACGGGCGGCGGGCTTCCCGGAGTGGCGCTGCCGAGTCGGTTCGAGTCGATGGCGGTCGTCCCGCTGACGTACCACGACTCGACCTACGGCGTGCTCTGTATCTGTGCCACCACCGAGGCGTTCGACGACCACGAGCGCGTGGTGTTGCGCGCCATCGGCCGCGCGACCGCCACTGGCATCAACGCGGTGGAGAGCCACCGGCGCGTGGAGACCGACGAGCGCACGGAACTCACCTACGACCTCTCGTCCGCGACGTGGTTCGTCACCGACCTGGCGGCGGCCGCCGACTGCGACTTGGAGTACGTCGGTGCCGAGCGGACCGACGGCTCGCTCACGCTCCTGTTCGACGCCTCGGCGTTCGACGGGGACCCGGGTGGACTCGCGGACGAGGTCGACGGCGTCCGCGCGTCGTCGCTGGTCGCCGACCACTCCAACGGCACGCTGCTGGCGTTCGAGGTGCTGGACTCGTCGCTGGTCGCGGCGCTGGCCGAGCGCGGCGTCGACGTCGACGCCATCGAGGCGACCCCCGACGATGCGGAGCTGGTTCTGGACGCGCCCGGAGACGCCGACCCGCGGTCGCTCACCGACGTCGTCGAGGACCGCTGTCCGGGTGCGGAGCTCGCCGCCATCCAGGAGCACGCCTCACCGCCGTCCAGCGAGCGCGCAGCGCTGGCGTCGGTCGCCGACGACCTGACCGAGCGCCAGCGCGTGGTCCTCAAGCGGGCGTACGCCGCGGGGTTCTTCGATTCGACCCGGGACGTCTCCGGAGCCGAGCTAGCGGACTCGATGGGGCTGTCGCCGTCGACGTTCCACCAGCACCGGCGGGCGGCGCTCCGGAAGCTCGTCGGTGCCGCCATCGAGTGCGACGACCTCGACGACACCCTCACTTGAAGCAACCGCGGCGATACCGGAAATTTGGGCTGTCACGCTTACGACGTGTTCATCCCAACTACCGGTTGGACCATGGCAGCACCAGGCACTGAATCGACGTGGCTGTGGCTCGGGACGGCTGGAATGTTCCTCGGGATGGTGTACTTCATCGCCCGAGGGTGGGGTATCGAGAACGAACGACGACAGAAGTTCTACATCGCCACGATCTTCATCACGGCAATCGCGTTCGCGAACTATCTGGCGATGGCGCTCGGATACGGCTTGACAACCGTGACAGTCGCCGGGGAGGAACTCCCCATCTACTGGGCGCGGTACACGGACTGGCTGTTCACTACCCCGCTGTTGCTGTACGACCTCGGCCTGCTCGCGGGCGCAGACCGGAACACCATCGCGACCCTCGTCGGCCTCGACGTGCTGATGATCGGGACCGGTGCCGTCGCGACGCTGACCGGTGCCGGAACCGACGCAATCGGGACCGAGGGCGCGCGCCTCGTCTGGTGGGGCATCAGCACGGGCTTCCTGCTGGTGCTACTGTACATCCTGTTCGGGTCGCTGACCTCGCAGGCGAAGTCGCTGTCGAGTGACGCCCGGGGAACGTTCGGGACGCTCAGAAACATGATTCTCGTGCTGTGGCTGGTCTACCCGGTGTGGTGGCTGGTCGGCACCGAGGGCCTCTCCGCCGTCGGCATCGGCGTCGAGACGGCCGGCTTCATGGTGCTGGACCTCACCGCGAAGGTCGGGTTCGGCTACATCCTGCTGCGCAGTCACAGCATCCTCGACGCGGCCGAGACTCGTCGGGAGGCACCCACCGGCGGCCAGCCCGCGGACGCCTGACGTGCCCCGGCGAGGGTCGAGTGGACTCGCCAATCTTTTCGACGTGCGCGCGAAACACGAGCCGACAGTGACACGAACCGCCGCCGCTCGCACCGTGACCCGCTCCGGGAGCCGGTCTCTTCGGGAGACGCCCGGCGGACAGCACCGGAGGCGTGGCCGGTGACGACGACGTACGTGGCGTTCCTCGCGGCGTTCGTTCTGCCGCCGCTCGCGGTGCTCGCCGCGCTCCGCGTCGCTCGCTGGGACGGTGACTACCGCCGCCTGGGCGGCATCGGGGTGCTGGTCGTGCTCGCGATGGTGTACACGACGCCCTGGGACAACTACCTCGTCGCGCGCGGCGTCTGGTGGTACGGCGACGGCACCGTGGCGGCGTCGCTCTGGCACGCGCCCGTCGAGGAGTACATCTTCGTCGCCGCGCAGACGCTACTGACGGGACTCTGGGTGCAGTCGCTGCCGGTCCGCGACGACCCCGACTTCCTGCCGACGCGCCGCGACGCCGCTGCCGGCCTGCTCGCCGGCGTCCTCGTCGCCGCCGTCGGCGTCGCGTTCCTCGCTCGTGACGCCACGTTCTATCTGGGTGCCATCCTCGCGTGGGCCGCGCCCGTGCTCGCGCTCCAGTGGGCGGTCGGCTGGCGGTACCTCTGGGCGCGCCGCCGGCTGTACGGCGTCGCCGTCGCCGTCCCGACCCTCTACCTGTCCACCATCGACCAGTGGGCCATCGCGGACGGCATCTGGGTGCTCGCCGACCAGTACACGACCGGCCTGTCCGTCCTCGGGCTGCCGGTCGAGGAGGGCGCGTTCTTCCTCGTGACGAACGTCTTCGTGACACAGGGGCTGGTTCTCTACGCGTGGGTGGTCGCGCGGTGGCGCTGACCGCCCTCGGCTCCCGGGAGCGAGCCACGCTCGCGGGCCCGGCGCTCGCTGTCGGCTGGCTCGCCGTCGCGCTCACCGCAGTGCCTGTGCTCGCGGGCGTCGAGCTGTCGCCGACGGTCCGGTACGCGCCGCTGGTGGCGAGCGCGGTGCTGTTCGGGATGCCCCACGGTGCCATCGACTACGTCGCGCTCCCGCGAGCCGTCGACGGCGAGGTGTCGGGCCGCTGGCTCGCGGCCGTCGGCGTTCTCTACCTCGTCCTCGGCGGCGCGTACGCCGCGACGTGGTTCGCGTTCCCGGTGGCCGCCGCGCTCGCGTTCGTCGCAATCACGTGGCTGCACTGGGGACAGGGCGACCTCTACCCGCTGCTGGAGTTCCTGGATACGGACTACCTCGACACGCGCACGCGACGCGCGGGGACGCTGCTCGTGCGCGGCGGCCTCCCGATGCTCGTCCCGCTGCTCGGCCACCCCGAGCGCTACCGGGCGGTCGTCGCGGCGTTCGCGGCTCCGTTCGGTGCGAGCGCCGACGACGTCGCCGCGCTCGCGCTGTTCGACCCGGCGGTCCGACTCGGGCTCGGCGTCGGATTCGCCGCGCTCACCGTCGGCGTACTCGCAGTTGGGCGACGGCGCACCCGGAATCCGCGGGCGTGGCGCGTGGACGCCGCCGAGACGCTGGCGCTGTGGGCGTTCTTCTACGTCGTCCCGCCGGTGTTCGCGGTCGGCGTCTACTTCTGCGTCTGGCACTCGGTGCGGCACGCCGCGCGCGCCATCGCCGTCGACGACTCGGTGCGGCCGTCGCTGCGTGCGGGCGACGTGCTCGGGCCGCTCGCGCGCTTCGGGAAAGAGGCGGCTCCCCTGACGGCGGTCGCGCTCGCACTCGTCGGTGGACTCTGGGTCGCGGTGCCGGACCCTCCGACCACGCTGGAGGGCGGTGCCGCGCTCTACCTCGTCCTGATTGCGGTGCTGACGCTCCCGCACGTCGTCGTGGTGACGTTGATGGACCGCGCGCAGGGCGTGCTCTGAAGCGGGACTGAAAACGTTTACCTCCCCGCAGGGCGAACACCGCTCCAAGAGACCAGTATGGCCCAGGACATCAAGCCCACCCGGAAGAACCTCATGGAGATCGAGGACCGCATCGAACTCTCCGAGCGAGGCCACGACACGCTCGAACAGAAGCGCGACGGCCTCATCATGGAGTTCATGGACATCCTCGACCAGGCACAGGACGTCCGGGAGGACCTCGAGGGCGACTACCAGACGGCCCAGAAGAAGATCAACATGGCGCGCGCGATGGAGGGCGACATCGCCGTCCGCGGCGCTGCCGCCGCCCTCGAAGAGCACCCCGAAATCACCGTCGAGTCCCGGAACATCATGGGCGTCGTCGTCCCTCAGATCGAGTCCACGAAGGTCAGCAAGAGCCTCGACGAGCGCGGCTACGGCATTCTCGGGACGAGCGCCCGCATCGACGAGGCCGCCGAGGCCTACGAGGACCTGCTGGAGTCCATCGTGCTCGCGGCGGAGGTCGAGACCGCGATGAAGAAGATGCTCACGGAAATCGAGACGACCAAGCGCCGCGTGAACGCTCTGGAGTTCAAGCTCCTGCCCGAACTGTACGACGGCCAGGAGTACATCGAGCAGAAACTCGAGGAGCAGGAACGCGAGGAGATCTTCCGCATGAAGAAGGTCAAAGCGAAGAAAGAGGAGGACGAGGAAGAGGAAGACGAGGCGGCCGACGCCTACTACCTCGGCGAGGAAGACGCGCCGGCCGACGACTAGTACCACTCGCTGCACTCGCCCGGCCCGTTCGAGTTGCTTTCTGGAACTCTCTCCGTCTGCTGCAGTCGAAACCAGCTGGTTCGTGTCGACGTGGCCGCGAGCAGCGACCGCCGACCACCACGTCGGCCCGCGCCACTTAGGGGCCCGCCGGCCGTCGTGCGAGCCATGGACTGTCCGAACTGCGGCGCTGACCTCCTGGCGTTCCCCGTTCCCGACGCTGTCCGCGAGCACCTGCCCGACGACCGGGCGAGCGCCACCGTCTGCACGCACTGTCTCCGGGTCGCGCCGAGCGACGACACCGTCGCCGAGTACCCCGACTTCTCCCGCGCGAGCGAGGCGTTCCCCGACGACGGCGAGACGGCCGCCGTGCTGGCGAGCCTGCTCGCGCTCCTCGACCGGCTCGTGCTCCACCGGCAGGACGCCGATGCCGTCGCCGACATCGCGGAGCGCCGGGGCGTCGACGTTCTCCTCTTCTTGGACCGGGTCGCCGCGGACGACACAGTCGACCCGGAACTCGACGTGACTCGACGCCGCACGCAACTCGAACAGCTCATCTGAGTGCCGGCAGGCCAGCAGTTAGGGGGCTGGCCGCCGACCGTCAGTACATGGACACTGAGTGGGCTGACGCCGACCGGCTGGCCGGCTTGCGCGACGACCTCGTCGTCACTGGGGACCGCGCCAGTATCTCGGTCGAAGCACCGTACACGGGCGATGAACTCGCGGAGATTCCCGCGGGCACCGAGGCGGACATCGAGGCCGCGGTCGAGCGCGTCGAGACGGCGCAGGAGGCGTGGGCCGAGCGACCCGTCGAGGAGCGGACCGCCGTCCTCGACCGGTACGCCGACCGGGTGCTCGACGCTCAGGCCGACGTGCTGGACCTCGCGCAACTGGAGGCCGGGAAGTCCCGGCGGGACGCCTTCGAGGAGGTGCTGGACGTGGCGGCGACCGCCGACCACTACGC encodes:
- a CDS encoding F0F1 ATP synthase subunit C codes for the protein MFETLSTILTQTGGNMPAITPKSAAALAVGLAALAAGYAERGIGSAAVGAIAEDQDLFGTGLILTVLPETLVILALVVVFVVPTPF
- a CDS encoding V-type ATP synthase subunit E, with protein sequence MSLETVVEDIRDEARERAKEIRADAEERADDIVAEAEADADEIVAEAEADVEAEIEQEREQKLSSAKLEAKQMRLEARRDALQSVRSTVEDRIAAIDGDEREELTRELLDAASTEFGDEDVRVFGRADDEALLSDILDDYDGYEYAGEYDCLGGVVVESDASRVRVNNTFDSVLEDVWENNLKAISARLFDEEQ
- a CDS encoding V-type ATP synthase subunit C; the encoded protein is MSASGPANYEYVVARVRHRRASLFGDDEYRKLLRMGTGEIARFMEDTAYEESVNRLGSRYSGVDLVEYALNDTLALEFDSLLRWSDGRLYEQVVKYLRKFDAWNVKTVFRGLYSDSSPEEIRTDFVDAGEFSDDLLDRLVAADSIETVVETLDGTLFEPYLESAFADYEETGTLVPLENAVDRAYYENLVPKRVTNQDSPQALYAEFLTAEIDFRNVRNALRLARSGASVDPEEYFIEGGTLFDASELGALVERKSDLVDRVRDSRYGDELSAALTDLEEADSLIGFEHALDRALLEYSDHLSYVYPLSVCPVLAYVLAKEREVDNIRAIARGREAGLSEDEIQEELVIL
- a CDS encoding V-type ATP synthase subunit F; translated protein: MSQEIAVVGSPEFTTGFRLAGVRKFENVPQDEKDEQLDGAVEAVLEDDDVGIAVMHDDDLDHLSRTVRQSVETSVEPTFVTIGGGAAGGSGLRDQIKRAIGIDLMGDEEEGE
- a CDS encoding ATP synthase subunit A produces the protein MSQAETITDTGEIESVSGPVVTATDLDAQMNDVVYVGDEGLMGEVIEIEGDVTTIQVYEETSGIGPGEPVENTGEPLTVDLGPGMLDSIYDGVQRPLDVLEDEMGAFLDRGVDAPGIDLEKEWDFEPAVEEGDEVEAGDVVGSVDETVSIEHKVLVPPRSEGGEVVSVESGSFTVEETVVELDTGEEIAMHQEWPVRRQRPTVEKQTPTEPLVSGQRILDGLFPLAKGGTAAIPGPFGSGKTVTQQSLAKFADADIVVYIGCGERGNEMTEVIEDFPELPDPQTGNPLMARTCLIANTSNMPVAARESCIYTGITIGEYYRDMGYDVALMADSTSRWAEAMREISSRLEEMPGEEGYPAYLAARLSQFYERAGYFENQNGTEGSISVIGAVSPPGGDFSEPVTQNTLRIVKTFWALDSDLAERRHFPAINWDESYSLYKDQLDPHFEENVVSDWSEQRQWAVDILDEESELEEIVQLVGKDALPEDQQLTLEVARYIREAWLQQNALHDVDRYCPPEKTYAILSGIKSFHDEAFEALEAGVPVDEITAIDAAPRLNRLGTTPDDEYEAEVEEIEQQISEQLRELY
- a CDS encoding ATP synthase subunit B, which gives rise to MKEYQTITEVSGPLVYVETDEPIGYDEIVEIETPDGEVKRGQVLESSQGFVAIQVFEGTEGIGQDASVRFLGETLKMPVTEDLLGRVLDGSGNPIDGGPDIVPDERLDIVGEAINPHAREYPEEFIQTGVSAIDGMNTLVRGQKLPIFSGSGLPHSDLALQIARQASVPEEEEEGGEGSEFAVVFGAMGITAEEANEFMEDFERTGALERSVVFMNLADDPAVERTVTPRMALTTAEYLAFEKDYHVLVILTDMTNYCEALREIGAAREEVPGRRGYPGYMYTDLAQLYERAGRIEGEEGSVTQIPILTMPGDDDTHPIPDLTGYITEGQIMMNRDLNSQGVTPPVNVLPSLSRLMDDGIGEGLTRDDHGDVSDQLYAAYAEGEELRDLVNIVGREALSERDNRYLDFADRFEAEFVDQGFKTSRDIEETLDLGWELLSMFPKAELNRVDEDLIDEYYVEDETEEAATAD
- a CDS encoding bacterio-opsin activator domain-containing protein; the encoded protein is MTEPESVREAARAVDVDESLKERAMDEAPVGITISDPSLPDNPLVYVNDAYERLTGYSREEVIGRNCRLLQGPDTREEPVAEMRRAIDAGERVSVELRNYRKDGTEFWNRVEVAPIYEDGAVTNYVGFQTDVTRRVLAERAARERAHGLRDERATLARVLDRVNGLLGDVTTALVQATTREGLQRAVCRRVSSGDSYAFAWIGEYDYASEAVKPAVAVAGDGTELTDFEVSLGDDDPAVRAVETDTVQVVDASTGGGLPGVALPSRFESMAVVPLTYHDSTYGVLCICATTEAFDDHERVVLRAIGRATATGINAVESHRRVETDERTELTYDLSSATWFVTDLAAAADCDLEYVGAERTDGSLTLLFDASAFDGDPGGLADEVDGVRASSLVADHSNGTLLAFEVLDSSLVAALAERGVDVDAIEATPDDAELVLDAPGDADPRSLTDVVEDRCPGAELAAIQEHASPPSSERAALASVADDLTERQRVVLKRAYAAGFFDSTRDVSGAELADSMGLSPSTFHQHRRAALRKLVGAAIECDDLDDTLT
- a CDS encoding bacteriorhodopsin, which produces MAAPGTESTWLWLGTAGMFLGMVYFIARGWGIENERRQKFYIATIFITAIAFANYLAMALGYGLTTVTVAGEELPIYWARYTDWLFTTPLLLYDLGLLAGADRNTIATLVGLDVLMIGTGAVATLTGAGTDAIGTEGARLVWWGISTGFLLVLLYILFGSLTSQAKSLSSDARGTFGTLRNMILVLWLVYPVWWLVGTEGLSAVGIGVETAGFMVLDLTAKVGFGYILLRSHSILDAAETRREAPTGGQPADA
- a CDS encoding lycopene cyclase domain-containing protein, translating into MTTTYVAFLAAFVLPPLAVLAALRVARWDGDYRRLGGIGVLVVLAMVYTTPWDNYLVARGVWWYGDGTVAASLWHAPVEEYIFVAAQTLLTGLWVQSLPVRDDPDFLPTRRDAAAGLLAGVLVAAVGVAFLARDATFYLGAILAWAAPVLALQWAVGWRYLWARRRLYGVAVAVPTLYLSTIDQWAIADGIWVLADQYTTGLSVLGLPVEEGAFFLVTNVFVTQGLVLYAWVVARWR
- a CDS encoding Brp/Blh family beta-carotene 15,15'-dioxygenase, which produces MGGRAVALTALGSRERATLAGPALAVGWLAVALTAVPVLAGVELSPTVRYAPLVASAVLFGMPHGAIDYVALPRAVDGEVSGRWLAAVGVLYLVLGGAYAATWFAFPVAAALAFVAITWLHWGQGDLYPLLEFLDTDYLDTRTRRAGTLLVRGGLPMLVPLLGHPERYRAVVAAFAAPFGASADDVAALALFDPAVRLGLGVGFAALTVGVLAVGRRRTRNPRAWRVDAAETLALWAFFYVVPPVFAVGVYFCVWHSVRHAARAIAVDDSVRPSLRAGDVLGPLARFGKEAAPLTAVALALVGGLWVAVPDPPTTLEGGAALYLVLIAVLTLPHVVVVTLMDRAQGVL
- a CDS encoding V-type ATP synthase subunit D; translated protein: MAQDIKPTRKNLMEIEDRIELSERGHDTLEQKRDGLIMEFMDILDQAQDVREDLEGDYQTAQKKINMARAMEGDIAVRGAAAALEEHPEITVESRNIMGVVVPQIESTKVSKSLDERGYGILGTSARIDEAAEAYEDLLESIVLAAEVETAMKKMLTEIETTKRRVNALEFKLLPELYDGQEYIEQKLEEQEREEIFRMKKVKAKKEEDEEEEDEAADAYYLGEEDAPADD